A single genomic interval of Notolabrus celidotus isolate fNotCel1 chromosome 13, fNotCel1.pri, whole genome shotgun sequence harbors:
- the mtmr9 gene encoding myotubularin-related protein 9 translates to MEFAELIKTPRVDGVVLHRPFLPTVEGTLCLTGHHLILSSRQDNTEELWLLHSNIDSIEKRFVGSLGTVIVKCKDLRVIQLDIPGMEECLNIASSIEALSTLDIVSLMYPFFYRPMFEVIEDGWNSFLPEDVFKDLESMTDEWRLSEVNKDCNVCPSYPPLVAVPKDVDDEILRKAATFRHGGRFPVLSYYHKKNGMVMMRAGQPLSGTNGRRCKEDEKLINATLRPGKRGYIIDTRTINVAQQAKARGGGFETEASYPQWRRIHKAIERSNILQESLIKLVEACNDQSHSMDRWLSKLEASNWQTHVKEILTTACLAAQCIDREGASVLVHGTEGTDSTLQVTSLAQIILDPACRTIRGFQGLVEREWLQAGHPFHQRCAQSAYSNSKPRQEAPVFLLFLDCVWQILRQFPCSFEFSESFLVLLFEHAYASQFGTFLANSTAERTKLSLPEKTVSLWSWVNRPQELERLTNPLYEANSLVIWPSVAPQSLLLWEGVFLRWNRSSKCLDEAYEEMVHIIEYNKELQSKVNSLRRQLAELETEDPLLQTP, encoded by the exons ATGGAGTTTGCAGAGCTGATAAAGACACCCAGGGTGGACGGGGTTGTCTTACATCGGCCTTTCCTGCCCACTGTGGAGGGGACCCTGTGTCTGACTGGGCATCACCTGATTCTCTCCTCCAGACAGGACAACACAGAGGAGCTGTGGCTGCTTCACTCCAACATTGACTCTATAGAGAAGAG ATTCGTTGGCTCTTTGGGAACCGTCATAGTGAAATGCAAAGACCTGAGGGTGATCCAGCTCGACATCCCCGGTATGGAGGAGTGTCTCAACATTGCCAGCTCCATTGAG gcCTTATCCACGCTCGATATAGTCTCCCTGATGTACCCTTTCTTCTACCGGCCCATGTTTGAAGTCATAGAAGACGGCTGGAACTCGTTTCTTCCAGAGGATGTCTTTAAAGATTTGGAGTCCATG ACGGATGAGTGGAGACTGAGCGAGGTCAACAAGGACTGCAACGTGTGTCCGTCATACCCCCCTCTAGTGGCCGTGCCTAAAGATGTAGACGACGAGATACTGAGGAAAGCAGCGACCTTTCGACATGGTGGGCGCTTTCCTGTGCTGAGCTACTACCACAAGAAGAACGGCATG GTGATGATGCGAGCGGGTCAGCCTCTCTCAGGCACTAACGGCCGCCGCTGCAAGGAAGACGAGAAGCTGATCAACGCCACTCTGCGGCCAGGAAAACGTGGCTACATCATCGACACTCGCACCATCAACGTCGCTCAGCAGGCCAAAGCTCGAGGCGGAGGGTTTGAGACGGAGGCGAGCTATCCACAGTGGAGGAGGATCCACAAGGCGATCGAGAG GTCTAACATCCTCCAGGAGAGCCTCATAAAGCTTGTGGAAGCGTGTAACGACCAGTCGCACAGCATGGACCGCTGGTTAAGTAAGCTAGAGGCTTCAAACTGGCAGACTCACGTCAAGGAGATTCTCACCACGGCCTGCCTGGCTGCTCAGTGTATCGACAG AGAGGGAGCGTCGGTGCTGGTTCACGGCACAGAGGGCACAGACTCCACCCTGCAGGTCACCTCCCTGGCTCAGATCATCCTCGACCCGGCCTGTAGGACCATCAGAGGCTTCCAGGGTCTGGTGGAGCGAGAGTGGCTCCAG GCGGGTCACCCGTTTCATCAGCGCTGCGCTCAGTCGGCTTACTCCAACAGCAAGCCTCGACAAGAGGCCCCGGTCTTCCTGCTCTTCTTGGACTGCGTGTGGCAGATCCTTCGCCAGTTCCCCTGCTCCTTTGAGTTCAGCGAGAGCTTCCTGGTGCTTCTGTTTGAACACGCCTACGCGTCTCAGTTTGGCACCTTCTTGGCCAACAGCACAGCAGAGAG AACCAAACTGTCCCTTCCAGAGAAGACTGTGTCCCTCTGGTCGTGGGTGAATCGGCCCCAGGAGCTCGAGCGCCTGACCAACCCGCTGTACGAGGCCAACAGTCTGGTGATCTGGCCGTCTGTGGCTCCTCAGAGTCTGCTGCTGTGGGAAG GTGTGTTCCTTCGCTGGAACCGCTCCTCCAAGTGTCTGGACGAGGCCTACGAGGAAATGGTTCACATAATCGAGTACAACAAGGAACTTCAGAGCAAAGTGAACAGCCTGCGCAGGCAGCTGGCTGAACTGGAAACTGAAGATCCTCTGCTTCAGACGCcgtag